The window ATGCAGGATGATCGCGTTGTGTCACAGCTAATCCATGTTCCTGACTGGCCATGTAAGAATTGTATTGAGTACTAGTGTATGATAAGTGAGAAGAGTTAGAGGTGTCTGTATTATAATGGACAGCAACAGAATTTTGTGACAATTGGGGTCCTTGACTAGGACCCCAGGCCAGCTGCTAGCATCTCCGGCTATGCCAATGTGTCATGTATTCCTGATAGCTTACAGTGACTTTCTCGCTCTGATATCGCGTTAATTTTACGCTACGTCTAATGTCTGGAGTTACTAGCCCTTTGTAACCACCTTTATGCAACAATGAATCTATTGTTTGTATCTGGTCCCAACCTAaacacaaaatatttttatcttaAAACAATTGCTCAGACAGAATCCACTAACCATTTTCTGTATCTTATTTGTTTaagaattttttcatttcaATGATACAAACCTTGTTCTGTTGCAACATCAGGTAAATAGGTAGCAGTCCGTTTGTTTCCCTTTTCATTATGAAATTCTATACGAATTCCATGGACACCTACTTCCCAATCTAAATAATCAACACCATCCTCAAAGTGTCTCAAGATAGAAACACTTACATGTAAACGTGGAAGTTCATCACGTGTTATAGGATTAAAACGTGAATCTTTGAATGCACTTTGGAAAGTAGCTAATGTTTTTAAATCCATATAGCAATACCATCAAGTATAAGAACAAATAATCTTACCTC is drawn from Calliopsis andreniformis isolate RMS-2024a chromosome 1, iyCalAndr_principal, whole genome shotgun sequence and contains these coding sequences:
- the LOC143179016 gene encoding AMMECR1-like protein isoform X1, encoding MAAGCCGTKKQKLNNSSSVPCNGSVLQNGIQLRNSVIVKPEMGFFCFDVLYCQLHQLDPPKPPNFSDEAFPLFVTWTTGKDMRLRGCIGTFNAMQLHTGLREYATTSAFKDSRFNPITRDELPRLHVSVSILRHFEDGVDYLDWEVGVHGIRIEFHNEKGNKRTATYLPDVATEQGWDQIQTIDSLLHKGGYKGLVTPDIRRSVKLTRYQSEKVTVSYQEYMTHWHSRRC